GGCCCAAGCGCTTTTTTATGTTTACCGAGCTTGAGATGGACAAGGCTTTTTCCGACCCATGTCTTTGCATTGTCAGGGTTTATTTTGAGGGCGGCATCGTAGGCTATTAAGGCTTCCACATGTCTGTCCAGGCTGTAGAGAGCAAAGCCTTTGCCTTCCCAGGCTCGGGAAAGGTTCGGGTTTATTTTGAGGGCGGTATCATAAGCCGTTATGGCTTCTTCGTATTTGCCGAGGTCAGCGAGGGCAGAGCCTTTTGCGTGCCAGGCACCTGCAAGTTTGGGATTGGCTGCAAGGGCTTTTTCAGAGGCTGCAAGGGCTTTTTCGTGCTGTCCGAGCCTGCAGTGGACTAAGGTTTTAAGGTTCCAGGTCTTGTCGCTGTTTGGCTTGATTTCAAGCAGCCTGTCAAAAGCCTGCAGGGCATCTTCATCCCTGTTGAGCTGAAGAAGTGTGAAACCTTTTTCGTAAAGGTAGGCAGGATTCTCAGGTTCGATTTCAAGAGCTTTTTCAAAGGCTTTCAGGGAATCCCTGTACATTCTGTGCCTTAGAAACACTGCGGCTTTACCTGCCCAGGCGGTTGCATCCTCAGGGTTTTTCTTAAGGGTTTTCTCATAAGGCTTAAGTGCTTTATTCAGGCGGTCATAGGCTGTGCCACCGGCATTATCAGCTCTGCCTGCACCTTTGGTTTTGCCTGTCTTTCCTACTTTTCTAAAATCATTTGCCATAGTATCAGTTCCGTGTAATTCGGTTTAGAGTAACTCTTTTTGTGATGAGAATTCGGTACACACCCAACCTCCCCTGATGGGCGGCAAATTCTCCGAGAAATCTTATTCCAAACTCCGTTCTCTTATTTCAAACTGCTCCTGTTAACTTATAAAGGTCGAAAATGTCAGATATGGATAGATAATTATCCTGTAAAATAAAGAGGTAAAGCCCAATATTAAATGCGCCCTGATATAAACCTGTACCAAGATTCTCTTGAAAGTGATACAATAATTCAAAAACAGCCGCCTAAGGAAGAAATCATATTGACATCATAGAAAAACGTCCCTGAGGGGAATGAATTGATAATGAACAAAACTGATTACCCTGGAAATTGCCCCCTATCCCGAGTAGCTTTTATCATATCATCCCTGACAAAAGGGTTTCTCTATTTGAAAGGTTTATTGAAACCCGACTCGGGAGTAAAAGCTGTACATGGAAATTAATCCTGTCGCCCGAGACAGTAGTATCCTCACGTATCGAAGCGTTGAAGAAACGTTATTCAGAACTTTGGATTTCCAGGGAAGAACTCATCGCGCATGCACAGGACCTCGCACGCCACAGTCCTCGCCGTTGTAATTGCCTTTCTCTTAAACGAACCCACAATGGTTACTCTAATCGTGGGGAAAGAAGCCGGGCAGGTAGTCTCCCCGGATATTTGAATAACTTAAAAGATCAAACGCCTTCTACTCTCTATAGACCTGTAATCAAAGTCT
The Methanosarcina sp. WWM596 DNA segment above includes these coding regions:
- a CDS encoding tetratricopeptide repeat protein, encoding MANDFRKVGKTGKTKGAGRADNAGGTAYDRLNKALKPYEKTLKKNPEDATAWAGKAAVFLRHRMYRDSLKAFEKALEIEPENPAYLYEKGFTLLQLNRDEDALQAFDRLLEIKPNSDKTWNLKTLVHCRLGQHEKALAASEKALAANPKLAGAWHAKGSALADLGKYEEAITAYDTALKINPNLSRAWEGKGFALYSLDRHVEALIAYDAALKINPDNAKTWVGKSLVHLKLGKHKKALGPCSQAISIKPNFAEAWYCKGMALSGLEKNEEAFGALERALRINPDYAEARKARNSLSSKLGFDLNEEEDEEEREEGRPKVSRSVWTRKEPTSEIMKKSWGQGRKQRGERPKKSEWTRKEPKEEKTEKNMSKGRERKK